The genomic region tacaaggacgaccagaaatactacaacagctttgtgtcacagctaaatgtaagtgcattactgATTCTATGGTTCACTTGTATACTGCTTAACCTGAATTGACTAACTATGGAATTGTCATATGCATAGGGGCGCTTGTCCGTTAACACTGAGGACAAGGCAACAAAGGAAGCTTGCACCGATATGCTACGCTCTGCGGTAAAAAACCAGCGTTATCGGCTCAAGCAGAAATACTTCAATGGTGTACCTGCAAATGAGATTAGCACAACTTCTCCTGTATCTTACATGACTGATGAACAGTGGAGGGCATTAGTTGCAAAGTGGTCTGATCCAAAGAACATGGTATGGGTATCTTGTCATATATTGTTCTTTCACTATACGTTTGCAAAGGATCTTCGCATATTGAACCTATGATCTAATCTGACATGTTTATTCTCTTGTAGGAAATAAGTGCAAAGAACAAGCAGAACCGCAGTCAAGTCAAGTTTCATCAGGCTACGGGTTCTCGCTGCTATGTGGCACACTTACATGCATATGTAAGTAACTATTACCTTGTAGTACTACCTGCACTTGTGCACTCAACTTCTATTGCATTTGATCTGAGCAAACTTCGCTGTGATTGTTTATCCACGAAACAGAAGCAGAAGAGAAACCGAGAAGAACCCAGCTTAGACCAGACTGAAGAACTAGATGCGGTGGACGCCTTCAAGACCTGTCATACCAGCTCCAAACGTGGCCTGAGTGAACCGGCAAGAGAAGCACTTGTAAGTTCATTTGTTTTCTTTATTTAGTGTAATTTTTATGAGATCATATGAGGGAGGCTGGTTGTGGGTCGATGGAACGAAGGGGAGTGAGATCGATGAGTgagatcgcttgtcccatcccaggggagttcagatcatagtctattttgtctgccatcaaatttctgaaatgaaagtaaatatcatagtctattttttgtaggacccgtgcactagaaatgtataggttttagagtctttgttaagcaaatctgctataatttgtaactgttttcacattattttTCATAGTCTATTTATAGAGTATTTCAAATGAATAGCTTttaatttgccatcaaatgtatagcttttaagcaaatctgctataatttgtaactgctataatctgctataatttgccatcaaatgtatagcttttagagTCTGTCAGTCTATTTTTCATACTCTTTGTTAATGCCTTGTAGGACCCGTGCACTAGAAATGAAAGTCACTGTTTTCACATTATTGTCAGCATCTTGCTGTTGCTCATTAGCAATAACATGTAACTGTTTCTGTCCATGATATTTCAGTCTCATATGGAGGCTTTGAGggctgaacctgttgctgaaggtgagATGCCAGCATCCAGTGTGCACCTTGTGTCGAAGGTGCTGTCCCAGAGCAGCTCACACCAATTCCTGAAAAGCGTCGGCATCAAAACATCGGCAACCTCCAAGGCTTCATCATCAAATCATAGTGAGCTTCGGGAACAACTTGCAGCTGAAGCGACGGCTGCTGTTCAAGGTGAACTCGACCAGCTCAGGAAGAAATGTGAAGAAGTTGAGGAACAGCAGGCGAGGACACAAAGGGAGTTGGAGGAGTACAAGAAGATAACAGAGAAGAacagcaaggagatggaggagaccaatgtgctcatcaagaagctcttgtccttgcatggtaactcttcttcgaCATGAGGGCTGCTAGTCAGAGCTGCTGTTTTTGGCCTGTTCTTTGACATGAGGGTACCCAAAAACTCTAGTTGCTCGTGGGTGTCAACTTTTGATTATATGCTGTTATGTTTGTGCAAACTCAACTGAAATGTGAACTCAAGTGGTGATGCTATGAACTGAGTTTAGTGTTGTCCACTTAGTTTGTATGCGCACTGGAATACTAGTTGTATTCATCTATGGAATATGGAATTGTGTGCTCATTCCTCTGTTCTAGTATATTTTGCAATTTccaataaaattattctctgcacatctgtgaccaaactggtggcatataataaaacatatgccacgtcagctgccactgtactagccacgtcagcgttacgtcagcgctgacgtcagctgccacgtcactagccacgtcagcgctgacgtcataCGCATCAGCACCTTCCAAACGGCTGGTAATGACCAAACCACGGCTCTATCTGTGACGATACCGTACCGTCACAGCAACCAAACGGCGTTAACAACGCCGTCAGTTTGCTCGGGCAGACGACGAATTATGACGGAACAGTGTCTTCCTCTATGACCACAACTGATCGTCATAGCATGCATTCACTTCCATGACAACGCGCCTTTCGTCACAGAATGTATACACATCGATGACGAAACTTAGTAGTCCGTCACAACACAACAAATGTGACGCGACCCCTATGACCAAATCGAACTCGTCACAAATTCGTCACAAACCTTACTCTGTGACGATATATACACATGCAGTGACGCAATACGAACGTCATCGATGATAAGATCTCTACTAgtgttgctctgccgaggctggttgcagaggttctttgatttggttttgttagtcacccttcctctggggagatgtattgtgtttatcaaactggagaaacctaacggacggctatgacctctggggattCTTTGTAAAGTCTACATAGTGAGACCTtgttgggtcaccttggtagtgatcaatggggaggctagaaccccgggcagaatgggaatcacggcttgtgggtaaagtatgcaacctctacagtgttagaaactggtatatcagccatgctcacggttatgagcagccttgggattctcttcgattagaagaacattggttacttttatgatgatgattagtgtcggcgtttcgagacaggggggtccctaagccgacgagtgagtgtgctgcgtgccccagcccagatgggtcgagcgcgtgggcgagcgcgaaggggggagaggcgaggtggccggagccgggcgtgagagaggtggatgtcccgcggccttcgtgttcgtcccgcgcccaggtcgggtgcgcttgcagtaggggggttacaagcgtccacgcgggtgagggaagcgagcggccccaagagagcgcctgtcccgtcctcggtcccgcgcggccaaccctctctaagaaggccctggtccttccttttatagtcgtaaggagaggatccaggtgtacaatgggaggggtgtagcagagtgctacgtgtctagcggagagagagctagcgccctaggtacatgccaatgtggcagccggagaggtcttggcaccttgctggcgtgatgtcgtggctgtcggaggagcgacggagcctggcggagggacagctgttggagcggttgagtccttgctgacgtcgccctgcttccgtaagagagctgagggccgccgtcgtcacagagctcgtggagcgccatcattgcccatccggcggagctggccggatgggacgccggtcttgttctccgtgacccgagtcgattcggggtaggacgatgatggcgcttcctgttgacgtggcgggcctgtgccctaggcagggcgacgtgggggctcctccgaagccgaggtcgagtctgtcttccgttgccgaggccgagcccgagcccccgggtcgggcgaggcggagatcgtttggccgaggtcagggcggagtccgagccctggggtcgggcgaggcggagtttcgtcgtcttccgggtcttagcccgagtccgagccctggggtcgggcggagcggagttcgccgtcttccgggtcttagcccgagtccgagccctggggtcgggcggagcggagttcgccgtcttccgggtcttagcccgagtccgagccctggggtcgggcggagcggagttcgccgtcttccgggtcttagcccgagtccgagccctggggtcgggcggagcggagttcgccgtcttccgggtcttagcccgagtccgagccctagggtcgggcggagcggagttc from Zea mays cultivar B73 chromosome 6, Zm-B73-REFERENCE-NAM-5.0, whole genome shotgun sequence harbors:
- the LOC118472182 gene encoding uncharacterized protein, whose product is MLRSAVKNQRYRLKQKYFNGVPANEISTTSPVSYMTDEQWRALVAKWSDPKNMEISAKNKQNRSQVKFHQATGSRCYVAHLHAYKQKRNREEPSLDQTEELDAVDAFKTCHTSSKRGLSEPAREALSHMEALRAEPVAEGEMPASSVHLVSKVLSQSSSHQFLKSVGIKTSATSKASSSNHSELREQLAAEATAAVQGELDQLRKKCEEVEEQQARTQRELEEYKKITEKNSKEMEETNVLIKKLLSLHGNSSST